A single region of the Hyphomicrobiales bacterium genome encodes:
- a CDS encoding Bcr/CflA family efflux transporter: MPTVMTERYTAILGAFLVALGPVSLALYTPAMPTLVDELATSSAAIKLTITAYFIGYALAQLACGPLSDAYGRRPIAIGFFSLHLVGSLIAIWSPSIGWLLAGRILQGTGAAAGVAISRAMVRDQFTGAASVRIMSLIGLMLAVGPAFSPVLGGLTLSVFNWRSLFVLMAAYAAAAIGVLLFATRETNSQPDPNMARPRQFMASYKTLLTDRAFLRAGFLLALVTGGLYTLATLLPFVLISEVGLSPIVFGLGMMLQSGSYALGSFLTARFITYLGAERIISIGLCFTFTASLGFFIALFHEPSFLTVMVPVMFWAFGLALTMPGATTSALANFPRIAGAAAAMVGFLQIAGGLAGSAISAFFADPYIALMTIMPVMGLLAILVNFGLRSRSRTTVALQDGEREIRRLPDGPA; the protein is encoded by the coding sequence ATGCCAACGGTCATGACGGAGCGCTATACGGCGATACTGGGGGCCTTCCTGGTCGCGCTGGGCCCGGTCAGCCTTGCCCTGTATACACCGGCCATGCCAACGCTCGTCGACGAACTCGCGACATCGTCGGCCGCCATCAAGCTGACCATCACTGCCTATTTCATCGGCTATGCGCTGGCGCAGCTTGCCTGTGGCCCGTTGTCAGATGCCTATGGACGGCGCCCCATCGCGATCGGCTTCTTCTCGCTCCATCTGGTCGGCAGCCTGATTGCAATTTGGTCCCCCTCGATCGGCTGGCTCCTGGCCGGCCGCATTCTGCAGGGCACAGGTGCCGCCGCCGGCGTTGCCATTTCGCGCGCCATGGTGCGCGATCAGTTTACCGGTGCCGCTTCCGTGCGAATCATGAGCCTGATAGGGCTGATGCTCGCCGTGGGGCCCGCCTTTTCCCCGGTGCTTGGCGGCCTTACCCTCAGTGTCTTCAACTGGCGCAGCCTGTTCGTCTTGATGGCCGCCTATGCGGCGGCGGCAATTGGCGTGCTCCTCTTCGCGACGCGCGAGACCAACAGCCAGCCTGATCCCAACATGGCCCGGCCGCGGCAGTTCATGGCGAGCTACAAGACCCTGCTCACGGACCGGGCTTTTCTGCGGGCCGGCTTCCTTCTGGCACTGGTTACCGGTGGGCTCTACACGCTCGCCACCCTTCTGCCTTTCGTTCTCATCAGCGAAGTGGGCCTGAGCCCGATCGTGTTCGGTCTCGGGATGATGCTGCAGTCCGGATCCTACGCGCTTGGCTCTTTCCTCACCGCACGCTTCATCACCTATCTCGGCGCCGAACGCATCATCTCCATCGGACTATGCTTCACGTTCACCGCCTCGCTCGGGTTTTTCATCGCGCTGTTTCACGAGCCATCGTTCCTGACGGTCATGGTGCCCGTGATGTTCTGGGCCTTCGGCCTCGCGCTCACCATGCCCGGTGCCACCACCAGCGCACTTGCGAATTTTCCACGCATCGCAGGGGCCGCCGCCGCCATGGTCGGCTTTCTGCAAATCGCCGGAGGCCTCGCGGGCTCGGCCATCTCGGCGTTCTTTGCCGACCCCTATATCGCGCTGATGACCATCATGCCCGTCATGGGGCTCCTGGCGATCCTGGTCAATTTCGGGCTGCGCAGCCGGTCCCGAACAACAGTCGCCCTGCAGGACGGCGAAAGGGAAATCAGGCGGCTTCCTGACGGGCCCGCTTGA